In a single window of the Ferroacidibacillus organovorans genome:
- the rbfA gene encoding 30S ribosome-binding factor RbfA, which translates to MKIRVERIAIQIQREISEVIRSEIKDPRIGFLTVTGVELSNDMAHAKVYVSVMGTKEERETSLTTLARAAGFLRTEVAHRIRLRTVPELHFILDESIDYGERIGNVLRSIAKDSSPESGGAGAKSDG; encoded by the coding sequence ATGAAAATTCGTGTTGAACGAATAGCGATTCAGATCCAGCGCGAGATCAGTGAAGTGATCCGCAGCGAGATCAAGGATCCGCGCATCGGTTTTCTCACGGTGACCGGCGTTGAACTGTCCAATGACATGGCACACGCAAAGGTCTACGTGAGCGTGATGGGGACAAAAGAGGAGCGGGAAACATCGCTCACAACGCTTGCGCGCGCCGCTGGTTTTTTGCGCACGGAAGTTGCGCACCGCATCCGTTTGCGCACGGTTCCAGAGCTTCATTTTATTCTCGATGAATCAATCGATTATGGAGAGCGCATTGGAAACGTGTTGCGTTCGATTGCAAAGGATTCCTCGCCAGAAAGCGGAGGAGCGGGAGCGAAAAGCGATGGATAG
- a CDS encoding DHH family phosphoesterase, producing the protein MDRDDDDLKMYEQITGPRDPLLIVCHISPDGDAIGAALAMALMCDQVGRAVTLANDDPIPNRYAFLPGAERFVRTGDLTGTFNQILAVDCADQRRMGETLHKKSQTGTLLNIDHHETNCGFGDVNLVDPQASATCLVLYRMLRRADVPISRDMALCIYTGIVFDTGGFRYNNTTPEIHQVAADLLSRGFQPFMVADRVLEALTREQVELVRLGLATLEVDENGRIAYVSVTQDMIAKSGADEGEAEVLLPYTRSLSGVEVGLLFRERANGDVKVSLRSRDRVDVAAIALAFSGGGHVRAAGCQVPGPLTDAITRVLKMVRAAVAEADAHV; encoded by the coding sequence ATGGATAGAGACGACGATGATTTGAAGATGTATGAACAGATCACCGGACCGCGCGATCCTCTTTTGATCGTTTGTCACATCAGTCCAGACGGCGATGCGATTGGCGCTGCGCTTGCGATGGCGCTGATGTGTGATCAGGTGGGGCGAGCGGTCACCCTCGCAAATGACGACCCGATTCCTAATCGGTATGCTTTTTTGCCCGGCGCGGAACGGTTCGTTCGTACAGGTGATTTGACAGGCACATTCAATCAGATACTCGCGGTCGACTGCGCAGATCAGCGGCGAATGGGCGAGACGCTCCACAAAAAATCGCAGACAGGCACGCTTTTGAACATTGATCACCACGAGACAAACTGCGGATTTGGCGACGTAAATCTCGTCGATCCGCAAGCGTCGGCGACCTGCCTTGTGCTTTATCGCATGTTGCGGCGCGCAGATGTCCCGATTTCGCGCGACATGGCGCTTTGTATCTATACAGGGATTGTGTTTGATACGGGCGGATTTCGCTATAATAATACGACACCCGAGATTCATCAGGTGGCGGCTGACCTTCTATCTCGCGGATTTCAGCCTTTCATGGTGGCGGATCGCGTCCTTGAGGCACTCACGCGTGAACAGGTAGAACTCGTTCGGCTGGGACTCGCCACGCTTGAGGTGGATGAAAACGGGAGAATCGCTTATGTATCGGTCACGCAAGATATGATTGCAAAGTCAGGCGCCGATGAGGGGGAGGCAGAAGTGCTTCTTCCGTACACGCGTTCGCTTTCTGGCGTTGAGGTTGGATTGCTATTTCGTGAGCGTGCAAACGGGGATGTAAAAGTGTCGCTTCGCTCGCGCGATCGGGTGGACGTGGCTGCGATCGCGCTCGCCTTTTCGGGAGGCGGACACGTCCGCGCCGCAGGCTGTCAAGTCCCAGGGCCGCTGACGGATGCGATCACGCGCGTTTTAAAAATGGTGCGCGCCGCAGTGGCCGAGGCGGATGCGCACGTATGA
- the truB gene encoding tRNA pseudouridine(55) synthase TruB, producing the protein MTHGVFVLNKPLGMTSQQAVTRVKRILHARKAGHTGTLDPNVTGVLPILLGSATRLSEYVMESEKAYLATAWLGFSTDTQDHTGRVLEVADASHLSDEEIRDALDSFLGVTSQTPPIYSAVHVAGRRAHELARAGHTVVLEARETVIHEIMLHGITRRADAILVNFSLRCGKGTYVRTLCNDLGVKLGVPAHMFELTRTKSGPFTLDDAHSFDELENGLTDLVRSAEDAVPALQKLTVAKNALQTIVHGAPLFLADAFVADQGVIFQDECIVGIRVCSELVALYRAHEKDGDVWRLTAHKVLAQQEVE; encoded by the coding sequence ATGACGCACGGCGTTTTTGTTTTGAACAAACCTTTGGGGATGACATCACAACAAGCGGTGACGCGCGTAAAGCGTATTCTTCACGCACGCAAGGCCGGGCATACAGGGACACTCGACCCCAACGTGACTGGCGTATTGCCGATCTTGCTGGGATCGGCTACACGTCTTTCTGAGTATGTCATGGAGAGTGAGAAAGCGTATCTTGCCACAGCGTGGCTTGGTTTTTCGACAGATACACAAGATCACACGGGGCGCGTTTTAGAAGTTGCTGACGCGTCACACCTTAGCGATGAAGAAATTCGTGATGCGCTCGATTCCTTTCTTGGGGTGACGTCGCAGACTCCACCGATTTACTCCGCTGTGCACGTTGCCGGTCGGCGCGCGCATGAGTTGGCGCGCGCTGGGCATACCGTTGTTCTTGAGGCCCGTGAGACAGTCATTCACGAAATCATGCTCCATGGGATCACGCGACGCGCGGATGCGATTCTTGTGAATTTTTCGCTGCGCTGTGGGAAAGGAACCTATGTGCGGACACTTTGCAATGATCTTGGTGTAAAGCTTGGCGTTCCTGCGCACATGTTTGAACTGACGCGAACAAAGAGCGGTCCCTTTACGTTAGACGATGCACACAGTTTTGATGAGTTAGAAAACGGGTTGACAGATCTTGTTCGTTCAGCCGAGGATGCTGTGCCAGCACTGCAAAAGCTTACTGTCGCGAAAAATGCGCTACAGACCATCGTTCACGGGGCGCCTCTTTTTCTGGCGGACGCTTTTGTCGCGGATCAAGGTGTCATCTTTCAGGACGAATGCATCGTTGGCATCCGCGTCTGCAGTGAACTCGTCGCGCTTTATCGTGCTCATGAAAAAGATGGGGACGTGTGGCGTCTTACGGCACACAAGGTTCTCGCGCAGCAGGAGGTTGAGTAA
- the ribF gene encoding riboflavin biosynthesis protein RibF yields the protein MDHHCNYRYLARPPAPEYGVSRAIAIGKFDGLHVAHQEILKKVVDISRERELTPCMFTFTPHPRYVLQGDEQYARLLTPPGERARIAQTLGVKETFVAHFDARFRSQPADAFFEDYLLALGVSHLVVGYDFRLGKNGANGVADLGRIADRHGVTMDIIQPIDQDGLLVSSTLTRIALAEGRPADAAHLLGRAYRIRGEVIHGAGRGRTIGFPTANLALSEPFVVPKIGVYAVYAEIDQKRYRGVMNIGVRPTVSSEGELSFEVHLIDESVDLYDKTMDVLFVHYLREEQRFSTFDALKDQLREDVRSARALLDGLTRV from the coding sequence GTGGATCACCACTGCAATTATCGCTATCTTGCCCGTCCGCCCGCGCCTGAATATGGCGTTTCGCGCGCCATTGCCATCGGTAAGTTTGACGGGCTTCACGTGGCGCACCAGGAAATTCTGAAAAAAGTGGTAGACATTTCACGCGAGCGTGAATTAACGCCTTGCATGTTTACCTTTACGCCACATCCGCGCTATGTGTTGCAAGGGGATGAGCAATACGCACGCCTTCTGACGCCACCTGGTGAACGCGCGCGAATTGCGCAGACACTAGGCGTGAAAGAAACATTTGTCGCACATTTTGATGCACGCTTTCGCAGTCAGCCGGCAGATGCATTTTTTGAGGATTACTTGCTGGCGCTTGGCGTATCTCATCTCGTTGTTGGGTATGATTTTCGCCTGGGGAAAAACGGGGCGAACGGGGTTGCTGATCTTGGGCGGATTGCTGACAGACACGGCGTGACGATGGACATCATTCAGCCGATTGATCAGGATGGACTGCTCGTCAGCAGCACCCTTACGCGCATCGCTTTAGCTGAAGGGCGACCTGCGGACGCGGCGCATCTCTTGGGTCGCGCATACCGCATTCGCGGAGAGGTCATCCACGGGGCAGGGCGCGGCCGCACGATCGGGTTTCCTACCGCCAATCTCGCGCTCAGCGAGCCGTTTGTCGTGCCAAAAATCGGTGTCTACGCTGTTTACGCTGAGATTGATCAAAAGCGCTACCGCGGGGTGATGAATATCGGCGTTCGCCCGACCGTCTCTTCTGAGGGAGAACTTTCGTTTGAGGTTCACCTCATCGATGAGTCGGTTGACCTCTATGACAAGACGATGGATGTTCTTTTCGTCCATTATTTGCGCGAGGAGCAACGCTTTTCGACATTTGACGCGCTTAAAGATCAATTGCGAGAAGACGTGCGCAGTGCGCGCGCTTTACTGGATGGGTTAACTCGTGTATAA
- the rpsO gene encoding 30S ribosomal protein S15, whose translation MALQQERKAELIEAFAVHENDTGSPEVQVALLTERINELNEHFRIHKKDHHSRRGLFKMVYKRAHLLKYLREHDINRYRALITRLGLRK comes from the coding sequence TTGGCTTTGCAACAAGAGCGTAAGGCAGAATTGATTGAAGCGTTTGCCGTGCATGAAAACGATACAGGTTCACCAGAGGTACAGGTAGCGTTGCTTACTGAGCGCATCAACGAATTGAATGAGCACTTCCGCATTCACAAAAAAGATCACCATAGCAGGCGCGGTCTTTTTAAGATGGTGTACAAGCGCGCACATCTTCTCAAATACTTGCGGGAGCACGATATCAATCGATACCGCGCGTTGATTACGCGCCTGGGGCTTCGCAAATAG
- a CDS encoding polyribonucleotide nucleotidyltransferase — protein MMVGGRTLAVETGRLAKQANGAVRVQYGDTVVLATVTASKDAKDLDFFPLTVNYEERLYAVGKIPGGFIKREGRPSEKAILASRLIDRPIRPLFPEGFRNDVQVVVLVQSVDQDCAPEIAGMIGVSAALGVSNIPFPNLIAGVIVGRVNGEFVINPTEAQAAISDLHLVVAGTRDAIMMVEAGAKEIPEEGMLEAILFGHEAIKEIVSFLDGFVAEAGVPKMEVRLHQIDEGLKMAVAAFADEPMREAIYTTEKHARAEAIERVMQETQEALLEQYPERAGEIGEILHDVVKDLVRTAIVTDGIRPDGRSLKEIRPISVEVGVLPRTHGSGLFTRGQTQALSVCTLGALGDVQILDGISPEESKRFMHHYNFPPFSTGEARPLRPPSRRDIGHGALGERALEPVIPDAETFPYTIRLVSEVLESNGSSSQASICGSILALMDAGVPIKAPVAGVAMGLVKEGDKVAILTDIQGMEDHLGDMDFKVAGTAAGVTALQMDIKIGGIDRAILETALAHANEGRMHILHEMRAAIEAPRVELSKYAPRIISMKINPDKIREVIGPGGRVINKIIEDTGVKIDIEQDGRVFISTPDAGSGERARALIEGIVRDVMVGETYEGKVMRVEKYGAFVEILPGKEGLVHVSQLGAERVASPEEFVKVGDPLRVKVTEIDSQGRINLSQREVLKDMGIPVAEIAPRPSGGDRPSGGSRSSGGRPSNGRSGEVRSAERGGDARPARRP, from the coding sequence ATGATGGTGGGCGGCCGTACGCTTGCGGTCGAGACGGGAAGGCTTGCCAAACAGGCCAACGGCGCCGTTCGTGTCCAGTATGGTGACACGGTGGTTTTGGCGACAGTAACGGCGTCAAAAGATGCAAAAGATCTCGATTTCTTTCCTCTGACGGTCAATTATGAGGAGCGTCTTTACGCCGTTGGAAAAATTCCTGGCGGATTTATCAAACGTGAGGGTCGCCCAAGCGAAAAAGCGATTTTGGCGAGTCGACTGATCGACCGTCCCATTCGCCCGCTGTTTCCCGAGGGCTTTCGCAATGACGTTCAAGTCGTTGTGCTCGTTCAGTCGGTTGATCAGGATTGCGCACCGGAGATTGCCGGCATGATCGGTGTATCGGCCGCGCTTGGCGTCTCCAATATCCCGTTTCCAAACCTTATTGCAGGCGTGATCGTCGGGCGCGTAAACGGTGAGTTTGTGATTAACCCGACGGAGGCGCAGGCAGCGATCAGCGATCTTCACCTCGTGGTGGCGGGAACGCGCGATGCGATCATGATGGTGGAAGCCGGGGCGAAAGAAATCCCGGAAGAAGGAATGCTTGAAGCGATTCTATTCGGTCACGAGGCGATAAAAGAAATTGTTTCCTTTCTAGACGGATTCGTGGCAGAAGCGGGCGTTCCCAAGATGGAAGTAAGGCTCCACCAGATTGACGAGGGCTTGAAGATGGCTGTTGCGGCGTTTGCCGATGAACCGATGCGCGAAGCGATTTATACGACGGAAAAACACGCTCGCGCCGAGGCGATTGAGCGTGTCATGCAAGAAACACAAGAGGCGCTTCTTGAACAGTATCCGGAGCGGGCAGGCGAGATCGGCGAAATTCTGCACGATGTTGTCAAGGATCTCGTGCGTACGGCGATCGTTACGGATGGCATTCGTCCGGACGGGCGTTCGTTAAAAGAAATTCGTCCGATCAGCGTAGAGGTCGGTGTTTTACCGCGCACACACGGTTCGGGACTGTTTACGCGCGGGCAAACGCAGGCGCTTTCAGTCTGTACGCTTGGTGCGCTTGGGGATGTTCAGATCCTTGATGGCATAAGCCCAGAAGAGAGCAAGCGCTTTATGCATCACTACAATTTCCCGCCGTTTTCAACGGGTGAGGCGCGCCCGCTGCGTCCGCCAAGCCGCCGCGACATCGGACACGGTGCACTCGGGGAACGGGCGCTTGAGCCAGTGATACCTGACGCCGAAACCTTTCCTTATACGATCCGGCTTGTTTCAGAAGTGCTTGAGTCAAACGGCTCCAGTTCACAGGCGAGTATCTGCGGATCGATTCTTGCGCTCATGGATGCAGGTGTGCCGATCAAGGCGCCTGTTGCCGGGGTCGCGATGGGCCTTGTTAAAGAAGGGGACAAGGTCGCCATTCTTACAGATATTCAGGGAATGGAAGACCATCTCGGGGATATGGATTTCAAAGTTGCGGGAACAGCTGCAGGTGTCACTGCACTGCAGATGGACATCAAGATTGGCGGGATCGATCGCGCGATTCTTGAAACGGCGCTTGCCCACGCAAACGAGGGGCGAATGCATATTCTTCATGAGATGCGCGCTGCGATCGAAGCGCCCCGCGTAGAACTGTCTAAGTATGCGCCGCGAATCATCTCCATGAAAATCAATCCTGACAAGATTCGCGAAGTGATCGGTCCCGGCGGTCGTGTCATCAACAAAATCATTGAGGACACGGGTGTGAAAATCGATATTGAACAGGACGGTCGGGTTTTTATCTCGACGCCTGACGCAGGTTCTGGAGAGCGCGCTCGCGCCCTTATTGAAGGCATCGTGCGGGATGTCATGGTAGGGGAGACCTATGAAGGCAAGGTGATGCGCGTTGAAAAATACGGCGCGTTTGTCGAGATCTTGCCTGGTAAAGAAGGGCTTGTCCACGTCTCGCAGCTTGGGGCAGAACGCGTGGCGTCGCCTGAGGAGTTTGTAAAGGTTGGCGATCCGCTCAGGGTCAAGGTCACGGAGATTGACTCGCAGGGACGAATCAATCTCAGCCAACGCGAGGTTCTCAAGGATATGGGAATCCCGGTTGCCGAAATTGCTCCGCGCCCAAGTGGCGGGGACAGGCCGTCGGGTGGCTCACGGTCATCTGGGGGACGGCCTTCAAACGGTCGCAGCGGTGAAGTTCGCTCGGCGGAGCGAGGCGGGGATGCGCGTCCAGCGCGCCGTCCTTAA
- a CDS encoding polysaccharide deacetylase family protein, whose protein sequence is MRNLRAVFFFVVCVVAVYGTLRVFGNPLTKPTDWPVLSAISGASYASELKTLAARYDKAPVNAHVVKYWGLIPALNGVKLDIKKSLSHQNLQNKSASPLFFEQIAPAVSTFSLVAEPIYRANPQKRQMALMINVAWGGEYLPSMLKILMAHHAKATFFFDGSFAKKNPQAVKMVLQAGMEVGNHAYNHPMMTKLSRVKMIEQITRTNAVIERAGGVKPALFAPPAGDVNALVVRAAAGLGMHTILWTLDTIDWRKPSVSVILHRIVDHREPGALVLMHPTANTVAALPRMIEQLQSAGYQLVTVSSIISPTRPIPKTYGEAVAGARA, encoded by the coding sequence ATGCGCAATCTGCGCGCTGTGTTCTTTTTTGTCGTGTGTGTAGTAGCGGTATATGGCACACTTCGCGTATTTGGCAACCCATTGACAAAGCCGACAGATTGGCCTGTTCTCTCTGCCATCTCTGGCGCGTCGTACGCGTCAGAGTTAAAGACACTCGCAGCGCGATATGATAAAGCTCCAGTCAATGCGCACGTCGTGAAATATTGGGGATTGATTCCTGCGCTAAACGGAGTCAAACTCGACATTAAAAAGAGTCTGTCGCACCAAAATTTACAGAATAAAAGTGCGTCTCCGCTCTTTTTTGAACAAATTGCGCCCGCTGTATCCACATTCTCTCTCGTGGCGGAACCGATCTATCGAGCAAATCCGCAGAAGCGACAAATGGCACTGATGATCAATGTGGCGTGGGGGGGAGAGTATCTGCCTTCGATGCTGAAGATTCTAATGGCGCATCACGCGAAGGCGACGTTTTTCTTTGACGGATCTTTTGCGAAAAAAAATCCACAGGCTGTGAAGATGGTCTTGCAGGCAGGGATGGAGGTAGGAAACCACGCGTACAACCATCCGATGATGACAAAGCTTTCACGCGTAAAAATGATTGAGCAAATCACGCGCACAAACGCCGTGATCGAGCGGGCGGGCGGGGTAAAGCCTGCTCTCTTCGCGCCACCTGCCGGCGATGTGAATGCGCTTGTGGTGCGTGCGGCGGCAGGACTTGGCATGCACACGATCCTCTGGACGCTTGACACAATCGACTGGCGAAAGCCTTCTGTTTCAGTCATCCTGCATCGCATCGTCGATCACCGCGAGCCAGGAGCGCTCGTTCTTATGCATCCGACAGCAAACACTGTGGCCGCACTGCCGAGGATGATTGAGCAATTGCAGTCTGCAGGTTATCAGCTTGTCACAGTTTCATCCATCATCAGTCCGACTCGCCCAATCCCAAAGACTTACGGAGAAGCCGTGGCGGGCGCTCGTGCCTAA
- a CDS encoding M16 family metallopeptidase — MLQYHGLKNGIRVLLEPLSHVRSVSIGVYVANGSRDEPSEWSGVSHLLEHMYFKGTARHNARELAEVLDSLGGHVNAYTTKEYTCYHAKVLDEHAKRLLDTLSEMLFESEFAADELEREKRVVLEEIKMYEDNPEEAVHDLILETAFDRDMLGANILGTEESLERLDRKVLIEYAANAYTPDRMVISVCGHFDPHEMLTWIEASFSQAKGSAQQPPLRRPPQYTPKSVYLPKSIEQVHVCVAYEGIHYNHKDAQALVVLNNILGASSSSRLFQDIREERGLAYNVFSYHSAFRDTGLFVLAFGTAQDQAKEVLARMDHLIASLLHDGVTESEMQKSKDQLRGSLLLSLESTSSRMSRIGKNELLLQRTIEVEEAIDEMMSVTREDIARIAQTIFSGTRAIAAVGAPGLETLFAAGELQ; from the coding sequence TTGCTTCAATACCACGGTTTGAAAAACGGAATACGAGTTTTGCTGGAACCGCTTAGCCACGTTCGCTCCGTGAGCATCGGCGTCTACGTTGCCAACGGTTCGCGCGATGAACCGAGTGAATGGTCGGGGGTTTCACACCTTCTTGAGCACATGTACTTTAAAGGGACTGCGCGGCATAACGCGCGCGAATTGGCGGAGGTTTTAGACAGCCTCGGAGGACATGTCAACGCATATACCACAAAAGAGTATACCTGCTATCACGCAAAGGTGCTTGATGAACACGCAAAGCGCTTGCTTGACACGCTTTCGGAGATGTTATTTGAAAGCGAATTTGCGGCGGATGAACTTGAGCGCGAAAAGCGCGTTGTTTTAGAAGAAATCAAAATGTATGAAGACAATCCTGAAGAGGCTGTACACGATCTGATCTTGGAAACAGCGTTTGATCGCGATATGCTCGGGGCGAATATTCTCGGCACGGAAGAGAGCCTGGAACGCCTCGATCGTAAAGTCCTTATTGAGTATGCGGCAAACGCGTACACACCGGATCGAATGGTGATTTCCGTTTGCGGCCATTTTGACCCACACGAGATGCTTACGTGGATTGAAGCGTCTTTTTCACAAGCGAAGGGCAGCGCGCAGCAACCGCCTTTAAGGCGGCCGCCACAATACACGCCAAAGAGTGTGTATCTACCCAAAAGCATCGAACAGGTTCATGTTTGTGTGGCATATGAGGGAATTCACTACAATCACAAAGATGCGCAGGCGCTTGTTGTTTTAAATAATATTCTCGGAGCGAGTTCGAGCTCCCGATTGTTTCAGGACATTCGCGAAGAGCGCGGGCTTGCCTATAATGTCTTTTCTTATCACAGCGCGTTTCGCGACACTGGTCTTTTTGTCCTCGCTTTTGGTACGGCGCAAGATCAGGCGAAAGAGGTCCTTGCGCGCATGGATCATCTGATCGCATCCTTGTTGCACGACGGCGTGACGGAGAGTGAGATGCAAAAGTCCAAAGACCAATTGCGCGGCTCCCTTCTTTTAAGTCTTGAAAGCACGTCGAGTCGGATGAGCAGGATCGGCAAGAACGAATTGCTCTTGCAGCGAACCATTGAGGTCGAAGAAGCGATTGATGAGATGATGAGTGTGACACGTGAGGACATTGCCCGCATCGCGCAAACCATCTTTTCGGGCACGCGGGCAATCGCTGCCGTTGGCGCGCCAGGCCTTGAAACACTTTTTGCAGCAGGTGAGCTGCAATGA
- a CDS encoding deoxyuridine 5'-triphosphate nucleotidohydrolase — protein sequence MRRFEWIDGIDVSDLELPVRQTPDSAGYDLCALHDVTLAPARVTLVPTGVRARMRAGEFLALYARSSLAIRYGLFLANGVGVIDADYADNPSNHGHIMIPLLHFGEKDIRIARKERIAQGVFTAFLLTDDDSPKTQKRVGGFGSTL from the coding sequence ATGAGGCGATTCGAGTGGATTGATGGTATCGATGTGAGTGATCTTGAGCTTCCTGTGCGGCAGACGCCGGATTCTGCGGGATATGATCTGTGCGCACTTCATGACGTCACGCTTGCGCCTGCGCGCGTGACACTTGTGCCGACTGGCGTGCGCGCGCGCATGCGGGCAGGGGAGTTTCTCGCGCTGTACGCGCGCAGCAGTCTCGCGATTCGTTATGGTCTTTTTCTTGCAAACGGGGTTGGCGTCATCGACGCAGATTACGCAGACAATCCCAGTAACCATGGGCATATCATGATTCCTCTTCTTCACTTTGGTGAAAAAGATATTCGGATCGCGCGCAAAGAGCGCATTGCACAGGGTGTCTTTACAGCGTTTTTGCTGACGGATGACGACTCGCCAAAGACACAAAAGCGCGTCGGCGGCTTTGGCTCCACCCTTTGA
- the dpsA gene encoding dipicolinate synthase subunit DpsA produces the protein MLTGVKFAFLGGDARMIEVARCVSELDASTVMVGFEKADISFPDSAKVAFSEEVLKDADVIVFPVAGIDDEGRVPAQFADQPIVMTEDHFAMIDKNTQLFTGIARPRFGALAKRHGLSLVRLMELDEVAILNSIPTAEGAIAMAMEHTEITLHGSVCTVLGLGRCGMTLARVLSGMGANVTVCARKPSDLARIREMGLNAASLDHLGDAIASTDVVFNTIPAMILTSDILARAARSCVIIDIASAPGGTDFRFAEKRGIKAMLAPSLPGIVAPKTAGRIIAQTMVRMVQEASSTIGG, from the coding sequence ATGCTTACGGGTGTCAAGTTTGCGTTTCTCGGAGGAGATGCGCGGATGATCGAAGTGGCGCGCTGTGTGAGTGAATTAGACGCTTCGACTGTTATGGTCGGATTTGAAAAAGCAGACATTTCGTTTCCCGACAGCGCAAAGGTCGCGTTTTCTGAAGAGGTTTTAAAAGACGCAGACGTGATCGTTTTTCCCGTGGCGGGCATTGATGATGAGGGCCGCGTGCCTGCACAGTTTGCAGACCAGCCGATCGTGATGACGGAGGATCACTTTGCGATGATTGACAAAAACACGCAACTCTTTACAGGGATTGCGCGTCCGCGCTTTGGCGCTCTCGCCAAAAGGCACGGCTTGTCCTTGGTGCGCCTGATGGAACTGGATGAAGTGGCGATTTTAAACTCCATCCCTACTGCGGAAGGCGCCATTGCGATGGCGATGGAGCACACAGAGATCACCCTTCACGGATCGGTTTGCACCGTGCTTGGCCTGGGACGTTGCGGGATGACCCTGGCACGCGTGCTTTCAGGTATGGGGGCTAATGTCACTGTGTGCGCGCGCAAGCCAAGCGATCTGGCGCGCATTCGCGAGATGGGGCTTAACGCCGCTTCGCTCGACCATCTCGGAGACGCCATCGCGTCGACGGACGTTGTGTTCAATACAATCCCGGCCATGATTCTCACGTCAGACATTCTCGCGCGTGCGGCGCGTTCGTGTGTCATCATTGACATTGCGTCGGCCCCCGGTGGCACCGATTTTCGATTTGCCGAGAAACGCGGCATCAAGGCGATGTTAGCGCCGAGTTTACCAGGAATCGTCGCTCCAAAAACGGCGGGACGTATCATCGCACAGACCATGGTGCGCATGGTGCAAGAGGCGTCTTCGACCATTGGGGGATGA
- a CDS encoding dipicolinate synthase subunit B encodes MELRGKTIGFAITGSHCTYEEVFPEIERFINAGVSVVPIFSQTVINTGTRFGEAGVWAKRIEELTGETGISTIPQAEPLGPSKRLDALVIAPCTGSTLSRFANAQTDSAVLMAAKSTLRNDRPVVLAISTNDGLGLNALNIARLMTTKNIFFVPYGQDDPVRKINSLVAQMNLLQETVEAALEKKQLQPVLIERFRAPR; translated from the coding sequence GTGGAACTTCGCGGCAAAACGATCGGATTTGCCATCACAGGATCTCACTGCACGTATGAAGAAGTATTCCCAGAAATTGAGCGTTTCATAAATGCTGGCGTTTCCGTTGTGCCGATTTTTTCACAGACGGTTATAAACACTGGCACACGTTTTGGCGAAGCAGGTGTTTGGGCAAAAAGGATCGAAGAACTCACGGGTGAGACCGGGATCTCTACGATTCCGCAAGCGGAGCCGCTCGGACCCAGCAAGCGACTCGACGCATTGGTGATCGCGCCGTGCACGGGCTCAACGCTCAGTCGGTTTGCCAATGCGCAAACGGATTCGGCTGTGCTGATGGCGGCAAAATCGACGCTTAGAAACGATCGCCCGGTCGTCCTGGCCATCTCGACGAATGACGGGCTTGGCCTGAATGCGCTGAATATCGCGCGACTCATGACGACAAAAAACATTTTTTTTGTCCCGTACGGCCAGGATGACCCCGTGAGAAAAATAAACAGTCTCGTGGCGCAAATGAACTTGCTTCAAGAAACCGTCGAGGCTGCGCTAGAAAAAAAGCAACTGCAGCCTGTATTGATCGAGAGATTCCGCGCGCCTCGTTAG